One window of the Rhipicephalus microplus isolate Deutch F79 chromosome 2, USDA_Rmic, whole genome shotgun sequence genome contains the following:
- the LOC142784291 gene encoding uncharacterized protein LOC142784291: protein MAHQQLPDFDDEKENWKAYVIKAEAYFEATGVTESAKKQALLVAALSTRTVQILSGRIAPKKPNSLEYEDVVKALDEFFDPKRHEIAESFRFFNRCQLDSESVQEFITEIRRIADNCNFDTMLDRMLRDRIVCGIKSSALQKQVLTKKDLTLEDAETMALAAEAAENDACKMAGEASAVLRIKCQT, encoded by the exons ATGGCGCACCAGCAACTGCCGGACTTCGACGACGAGAAAGAAAACTGGAAGGCGTATGTCATCAAGGCAGAAGCATACTTTGAGGCAACAGGGGTGACAGAGTCAGCCAAGAAACAGGCGTTGTTGGTGGCAGCCTTAAGTACTCGCACTGTCCAGATACTATCAGGAAGAATAGCACCCAAGAAGCCTAATTCTTTGGAGTACGAGGACGTTGTGAAAGCCTTGGACGAGTTCTTTGATCCCAAGCGCCATGAGATTGCAGAAAGTTTCCGCTTTTTCAACCGCTGCCAGCTGGACAGTGAGTCTGTTCAAGAATTCATTACTGAGATTCGCCGAATCGCGGACAACTGCAATTTTGATACCATGCTCGATCGAATGCTGCGGGATAGAATAGTGTGCGGCATCAAATCGAGTGCGCTGCAAAAGCAGGTGCTGACAAAGAAAGATCTGACGTTAGAGGACGCCGAAACAATGGCCCTCGCAGCTGAAGCGGCAGAGAATGATGCCTGTAAAATGGCCGGCGAAGCATCAGCTGTGCTCAGAATCAAG TGTCAGACATAA